The window gaattttattttttttaatttatttttattttttatttttttcataatgaattttaaataaaatgcttacACTGATTCTTAAAAACCCTGTGAAAAGCATTTTTTACCTCTTTGTTCCTTAAGCTGTAGATTAAGGGGTTAAGCATGGGAATCACCAAAGTGTAAAACACAGAGGCTATTTTATCAGTCTCAAAAGAGTGAGAGGATTTAGGTTGCAAGTATATAAAAAAGAGAGATCCATAGAACACCACCACCACTGTCAGATGAGAACCACATGTGGAGAAACCTTTTTTCCTGCCTTCTGCAGAATGCATTCTGCATATGGCTAGCAGAATCAGAAGGTAGGACACTAGTACAACTAGGAGGGATGAGATCATGTTAAATGCTGAAAATAGTATGATCAACAATTGTATTTCCTGTGCATTTGAGCAGAGCATAGGTAACAAAGGAACATCATCACAGTAGAAATGACTGATGATCTTAGAGCCACAGAAGTTCAATGTAAAAATCTTAATAGTGAAAAAGAGAGCCTGAAAGGTACTATAGAGGTATGGAATGCCCACCAGCACATGACAGAGTCTCTGAGACATGGTAACATTGTAGAGCAAAGGGTTgcaaatggccacatagcggtcgtAAGCCATAGCGGACAAGATGAAAAATTCACTGATAATGAACACAAGGAAGAAAGCCAACTGTGTAGCACATGCATAGAAGGAAATGATATTTTGATCCACAAAAAAATTCACCATCATCTTGGGACAAATGACAGTGGAATTGCCAAGGTCAATGAAAGCCAGATGTCtgataaaaaaatacataggtGTGTGCAGGCGGGAGTCCAGCTTGGTCAGAATGATCATGCCTAGGTTGCCCATCACTGTGAGTGTGTAGATGAGGAGGAAGACCCCAAAGAGGGGAAGCTGCAGCTCAGGCCGCCTGGAGACTCCTGCCAGAATAAATTCGGTCAGCACTGTATGGTTCTGTTGGCCCATTTGGTCCAGTTTCCCCTtctgggaggaaagagagagttttatccacttttattttttttaatctcatctaaaatagcaataatatttATAGGCTGTCTAGGGAATTTAATCATAACCTGggaaataaaaatagttcatgTATCTAACACTTAAATTAGAATAAACAGTAGAATCTTCTAACTACCATGAGAACACATCCATTTGtactatattaaaaaatcagcAGATTCACAATGTTTGGAACACATGCATTGAAACAAAACCATAGAGGTACTGATGATGAaagattcaattttatttcatccaCAAAATGGATTCACAGTTTTTCTTTAGTTAACATTCATTTTTGTGTGAgagttttttggaatttttatattttaaagagaaggaaatagcATAAACAGAATGGTATACGTATTAGAGATCTGAATCTGTAATTCAAAGGTTGTGCAGAAGACTCAGGGATACACTTCTAAATTTTATCTCTTTGTAAATGTGAATGTAAGGGACTTAGCCATGACCAGTTCATCCCAATGCCTTCTTTTTGGCTCTTCCATTAATATGGCAGAGCATTGGTGGGGTCCAGCTAAGGGACCTGAGTTAATTACATTGTATTTGAGGGTTGGTGAGTTTAGGCATATCATTCAAAGTCAATAACATTTATCATTGAATAATCCTTTCATTATGATGAAATAATGGGTTCAAAGGACATGCCTACTATCCTGTATCTGAAAAGTACCTGGAGTTTaagttaaaaagtttttttttatatatttcatgtattttgacCATCAGTTTTTTATAATCAatattttagaaatctttttCTACTCTGCAGGTAatcatattcatttttaacttacacgtatgattttatttcattgttaaaaAGGAAAGCCCCAATTAACATaagtttattaagaaaaaaaaaaacgtaatCTGGAGCGATTCCTGCAAAAATATGTGGAATATATTATTCAAGGATTTCAAGTatttaattcaatatatttttgtttcctttaatatAACATTGTAGAAATGCagtaatatatcatttttattattcaatgaCTTTGAGTTTTCAGTTGCATATTTAATGCCATACTGTGGGTATCACAGAATTCATAAAGCACATATACCACTTGAACATTTATTTCAGTAATTATTATTGAATGtcaaatttcctgaaatttcataATTTAGATTTTATAAAGTATACAAccatagttttcaaatatttcggAGATAAATAccttatcatttatttaatgaatttatatgaaaatttagaaaaacagaacTGCTCTGATTAAAAATCATGCAGCTGATTTAGCCTAATTCTCTTGGATTTTCAACCTGCTGACGTTAATTTTTCCTCAGTGAAACCCTGAAATGCTGAAATGCTGGAagcatgcttttaaattttaattaattaattaattaatttttggtactgagatttGAGCCCAGAGTTGCTTAACCTGAGcccactgagcctcattcccagatcttattattttatttatttatatattttattttgatatggggtcttgctaggttgcttaggatcttgctaaagtGCTGAGCCTGGGA is drawn from Urocitellus parryii isolate mUroPar1 chromosome 4, mUroPar1.hap1, whole genome shotgun sequence and contains these coding sequences:
- the LOC113176051 gene encoding olfactory receptor 8K5-like, whose protein sequence is MGQQNHTVLTEFILAGVSRRPELQLPLFGVFLLIYTLTVMGNLGMIILTKLDSRLHTPMYFFIRHLAFIDLGNSTVICPKMMVNFFVDQNIISFYACATQLAFFLVFIISEFFILSAMAYDRYVAICNPLLYNVTMSQRLCHVLVGIPYLYSTFQALFFTIKIFTLNFCGSKIISHFYCDDVPLLPMLCSNAQEIQLLIILFSAFNMISSLLVVLVSYLLILLAICRMHSAEGRKKGFSTCGSHLTVVVVFYGSLFFIYLQPKSSHSFETDKIASVFYTLVIPMLNPLIYSLRNKEVKNAFHRVFKNQCKHFI